The Lactuca sativa cultivar Salinas chromosome 2, Lsat_Salinas_v11, whole genome shotgun sequence genome includes a window with the following:
- the LOC111906243 gene encoding G-type lectin S-receptor-like serine/threonine-protein kinase At4g27290 isoform X1 translates to MHSSLLENIKQAYRVNVNCRVKIRLDCMDRLTMIWFYLYALVIILKASSAIDTMFQNQSLKDGETLVSEAEVFELGFFGLGNSRYRHLGIWYKQISELTIVWVANREVPFVDPTGVLKISDKGTLELLSVSNTSVWSSQSSKPGTNMNPVAQLLDSGNFVIRDDVSGDIIWQSFDHPGDTWLPGMKIGVDLVTGRKRNLTSWKSSDDPSSGSYTVWMDISGYPQLYTMKDESSFQQRVGFWNGQGFTGMLGVGPNSLYAFDFVFTREEIYSKYTGFNSSILTRMILHQQGSFTQLVWMPRMQAWNVYMIVARDICDRYDLCGPYGSCNINRSPACACLQGFEPKLPEEWSAAKWSNGCKHNITTTDKNGFIKFTNLKLPDSRDSWFNSTMSLEECGILCSRNVSCTAYANIDVREGGSGCLQWSTELLDIREASETDSSGQNIYIKKPTTNNLIPDKKKSNTSLKVAMSIVLTVVMLGFALILYAWRRKKKSRRKANKNKKQDSDLPLFSLSKIIKATSNFSILNKLGQGGFGAVYKGVLDEGGEIAVKRLSKTSKQGLDEFQNEVKCIAKLQHRNLVKLLGYCIQGEEMMLIYEYMPNKSLDSFLFDENNSLLLDWRQRYHIINGIARGLLYLHQDSRLRIIHRDLKASNVLLDSNLNPKISDFGLARMFKEYETEANTNKVVGTLGYISPEYAVNGLFSVKSDVFSFGVLVLEIVSGKKNRGFSHQDHHDNLLGHAWRLYKEDKPLELVDTALGDSWVVSEVLQSIHVGLSCVQQHADDRPIMSSVIHMLSGEGALSPPQPPGFFTQVAKPEDKSNLIIPEVLVSVNEVTITQFDAR, encoded by the exons ATGCACTCAAGTCTTCTAGAAAATATAAAACAGGCTTACAGAGTAAATGTTAATTGTAGAGTGAAGATCAGATTGGATTGTATGGATCGTCTTACCATGATTTGGTTCTACTTGTATGCTCTAGTCATCATCCTGAAAGCTAGTAGTGCAATAGACACCATGTTTCAAAATCAGAGCCTCAAAGATGGCGAGACCCTTGTTTCAGAAGCTGAAGTTTTTGAATTAGGGTTTTTCGGACTTGGGAATTCACGTTATCGGCACTTGGGGATATGGTATAAGCAAATATCAGAACTTACTATCGTATGGGTTGCTAATAGAGAGGTGCCATTTGTTGACCCCACGGGTGTGCTCAAAATCAGTGACAAGGGTACGCTAGAGCTTCTCAGTGTTAGCAATACCTCAGTTTGGTCATCCCAATCCTCCAAACCAGGGACAAATATGAATCCAGTGGCACAGCTTTTGGATTCTGGAAATTTTGTCATCAGAGATGATGTCAGTGGCGACATCATTTGGCAAAGCTTTGATCATCCTGGAGACACTTGGCTACCGGGAATGAAAATCGGTGTGGACCTTGTAACGGGCAGAAAAAGGAACTTGACATCATGGAAGAGTTCTGATGATCCTTCATCAGGTTCGTATACAGTTTGGATGGACATCAGTGGATATCCACAATTATATACTATGAAAGATGAATCAAGTTTCCAACAGAGGGTTGGATTTTGGAATGGACAAGGGTTTACTGGAATGCTGGGTGTAGGACCAAACAGCTTATATGCGTTTGACTTTGTTTTTACTCGCGAGGAGATTTACTCCAAATACACAGGATTTAACAGTTCAATTCTTACTAGGATGATACTCCATCAACAGGGCAGTTTCACGCAGTTGGTGTGGATGCCTAGAATGCAAGCATGGAATGTATATATGATTGTAGCTCGTGATATCTGTGACCGCtacgatttatgtggtccttatGGAAGCTGTAACATCAACCGTTCGCCAGCGTGTGCGTGTTTACAAGGATTTGAACCCAAGTTGCCAGAAGAATGGTCTGCTGCAAAATGGTCAAATGGGTGTAAGCATAACATCACTACTACCGATAAAAATGGGTTCATTAAGTTTACAAACCTGAAATTGCCCGACTCACGGGATTCATGGTTCAATAGCACCATGTCCCTTGAGGAATGTGGGATCCTTTGCAGTCGCAACGTCTCTTGTACAGCTTATGCAAATATTGATGTTAGAGAAGGCGGAAGTGGATGTTTACAGTGGTCAACTGAGCTGCTTGATATCAGAGAGGCTTCGGAAACAGATTCCTCAGGGCAAAACATCTACATAAAAAAGCCCACCACCAACAACTTAATTC CAGACAAGAAGAAGTCGAACACGAGTCTTAAAGTGGCCATGTCAATAGTACTCACAGTCGTTATGCTTGGCTTTGCACTGATACTATatgcttggagaaggaagaagaaaTCACGTCGTAAAG caaacaagaacaagaagcaAGATTCTGATCTGCCTTTGTTCAGCTTGAGTAAGATAATCAAGGCCACCAGTAACTTTTCAATCCTCAATAAGCTAGGACAAGGAGGTTTCGGTGCAGTTTACAAG GGTGTGCTTGATGAAGGAGGAGAAATAGCTGTGAAGCGGCTTTCAAAGACATCAAAGCAAGGACTTGATGAATTCCAGAACGAAGTTAAATGTATTGCTAAGCTTCAGCATAGGAATCTTGTGAAGCTTTTGGGATACTGCATTCAAGGAGAGGAAATGATGTTGATTTATGAATACATGCCCAACAAAAGCTTGGACTCTTTTTTATTTG ATGAAAACAACTCCTTGTTACTCGACTGGCGTCAACGCTACCACATTATCAATGGGATTGCTCGAGGTCTTCTTTATCTCCATCAAGATTCCAGGCTTAGAATAATCCATAGAGATCTAAAAGCAAGCAACGTTTTGCTTGATTCCAACTTGAACCCAAAAATATCAGACTTTGGCTTGGCTAGAATGTTCAAAGAATATGAGACCGAAGCTAACACAAACAAAGTTGTTGGTACATT GGGTTACATCTCTCCAGAGTATGCAGTGAATGGGCTTTTCTCAGTGAAATCAGATGTATTTAGCTTTGGTGTTTTGGTGTTGGAGATTGTGAGTGGGAAGAAAAACAGAGGATTCTCTCATCAAGATCACCATGATAACCTTCTCGGGCAT GCATGGAGACTTTACAAGGAAGACAAACCTCTGGAGCTGGTTGACACAGCCTTAGGGGACTCGTGGGTTGTTTCTGAAGTATTGCAATCAATACATGTTGGTTTATCATGTGTGCAACAACATGCAGATGATAGGCCAATTATGTCTTCTGTGATTCATATGTTGAGTGGTGAGGGTGCATTATCTCCGCCACAACCACCTGGCTTTTTCACACAAGTGGCAAAGCCTGAAGATAAGTCTAACTTAATCATACCAGAAGTGTTGGTCTCAGTCAATGAAGTCACGATTACACAATTTGATGCTCGATAA
- the LOC111906243 gene encoding G-type lectin S-receptor-like serine/threonine-protein kinase At4g27290 isoform X2, producing the protein MHSSLLENIKQAYRVNVNCRVKIRLDCMDRLTMIWFYLYALVIILKASSAIDTMFQNQSLKDGETLVSEAEVFELGFFGLGNSRYRHLGIWYKQISELTIVWVANREVPFVDPTGVLKISDKGTLELLSVSNTSVWSSQSSKPGTNMNPVAQLLDSGNFVIRDDVSGDIIWQSFDHPGDTWLPGMKIGVDLVTGRKRNLTSWKSSDDPSSGSYTVWMDISGYPQLYTMKDESSFQQRVGFWNGQGFTGMLGVGPNSLYAFDFVFTREEIYSKYTGFNSSILTRMILHQQGSFTQLVWMPRMQAWNVYMIVARDICDRYDLCGPYGSCNINRSPACACLQGFEPKLPEEWSAAKWSNGCKHNITTTDKNGFIKFTNLKLPDSRDSWFNSTMSLEECGILCSRNVSCTAYANIDVREGGSGCLQWSTELLDIREASETDSSGQNIYIKKPTTNNLIHKKKSNTSLKVAMSIVLTVVMLGFALILYAWRRKKKSRRKANKNKKQDSDLPLFSLSKIIKATSNFSILNKLGQGGFGAVYKGVLDEGGEIAVKRLSKTSKQGLDEFQNEVKCIAKLQHRNLVKLLGYCIQGEEMMLIYEYMPNKSLDSFLFDENNSLLLDWRQRYHIINGIARGLLYLHQDSRLRIIHRDLKASNVLLDSNLNPKISDFGLARMFKEYETEANTNKVVGTLGYISPEYAVNGLFSVKSDVFSFGVLVLEIVSGKKNRGFSHQDHHDNLLGHAWRLYKEDKPLELVDTALGDSWVVSEVLQSIHVGLSCVQQHADDRPIMSSVIHMLSGEGALSPPQPPGFFTQVAKPEDKSNLIIPEVLVSVNEVTITQFDAR; encoded by the exons ATGCACTCAAGTCTTCTAGAAAATATAAAACAGGCTTACAGAGTAAATGTTAATTGTAGAGTGAAGATCAGATTGGATTGTATGGATCGTCTTACCATGATTTGGTTCTACTTGTATGCTCTAGTCATCATCCTGAAAGCTAGTAGTGCAATAGACACCATGTTTCAAAATCAGAGCCTCAAAGATGGCGAGACCCTTGTTTCAGAAGCTGAAGTTTTTGAATTAGGGTTTTTCGGACTTGGGAATTCACGTTATCGGCACTTGGGGATATGGTATAAGCAAATATCAGAACTTACTATCGTATGGGTTGCTAATAGAGAGGTGCCATTTGTTGACCCCACGGGTGTGCTCAAAATCAGTGACAAGGGTACGCTAGAGCTTCTCAGTGTTAGCAATACCTCAGTTTGGTCATCCCAATCCTCCAAACCAGGGACAAATATGAATCCAGTGGCACAGCTTTTGGATTCTGGAAATTTTGTCATCAGAGATGATGTCAGTGGCGACATCATTTGGCAAAGCTTTGATCATCCTGGAGACACTTGGCTACCGGGAATGAAAATCGGTGTGGACCTTGTAACGGGCAGAAAAAGGAACTTGACATCATGGAAGAGTTCTGATGATCCTTCATCAGGTTCGTATACAGTTTGGATGGACATCAGTGGATATCCACAATTATATACTATGAAAGATGAATCAAGTTTCCAACAGAGGGTTGGATTTTGGAATGGACAAGGGTTTACTGGAATGCTGGGTGTAGGACCAAACAGCTTATATGCGTTTGACTTTGTTTTTACTCGCGAGGAGATTTACTCCAAATACACAGGATTTAACAGTTCAATTCTTACTAGGATGATACTCCATCAACAGGGCAGTTTCACGCAGTTGGTGTGGATGCCTAGAATGCAAGCATGGAATGTATATATGATTGTAGCTCGTGATATCTGTGACCGCtacgatttatgtggtccttatGGAAGCTGTAACATCAACCGTTCGCCAGCGTGTGCGTGTTTACAAGGATTTGAACCCAAGTTGCCAGAAGAATGGTCTGCTGCAAAATGGTCAAATGGGTGTAAGCATAACATCACTACTACCGATAAAAATGGGTTCATTAAGTTTACAAACCTGAAATTGCCCGACTCACGGGATTCATGGTTCAATAGCACCATGTCCCTTGAGGAATGTGGGATCCTTTGCAGTCGCAACGTCTCTTGTACAGCTTATGCAAATATTGATGTTAGAGAAGGCGGAAGTGGATGTTTACAGTGGTCAACTGAGCTGCTTGATATCAGAGAGGCTTCGGAAACAGATTCCTCAGGGCAAAACATCTACATAAAAAAGCCCACCACCAACAACTTAATTC ACAAGAAGAAGTCGAACACGAGTCTTAAAGTGGCCATGTCAATAGTACTCACAGTCGTTATGCTTGGCTTTGCACTGATACTATatgcttggagaaggaagaagaaaTCACGTCGTAAAG caaacaagaacaagaagcaAGATTCTGATCTGCCTTTGTTCAGCTTGAGTAAGATAATCAAGGCCACCAGTAACTTTTCAATCCTCAATAAGCTAGGACAAGGAGGTTTCGGTGCAGTTTACAAG GGTGTGCTTGATGAAGGAGGAGAAATAGCTGTGAAGCGGCTTTCAAAGACATCAAAGCAAGGACTTGATGAATTCCAGAACGAAGTTAAATGTATTGCTAAGCTTCAGCATAGGAATCTTGTGAAGCTTTTGGGATACTGCATTCAAGGAGAGGAAATGATGTTGATTTATGAATACATGCCCAACAAAAGCTTGGACTCTTTTTTATTTG ATGAAAACAACTCCTTGTTACTCGACTGGCGTCAACGCTACCACATTATCAATGGGATTGCTCGAGGTCTTCTTTATCTCCATCAAGATTCCAGGCTTAGAATAATCCATAGAGATCTAAAAGCAAGCAACGTTTTGCTTGATTCCAACTTGAACCCAAAAATATCAGACTTTGGCTTGGCTAGAATGTTCAAAGAATATGAGACCGAAGCTAACACAAACAAAGTTGTTGGTACATT GGGTTACATCTCTCCAGAGTATGCAGTGAATGGGCTTTTCTCAGTGAAATCAGATGTATTTAGCTTTGGTGTTTTGGTGTTGGAGATTGTGAGTGGGAAGAAAAACAGAGGATTCTCTCATCAAGATCACCATGATAACCTTCTCGGGCAT GCATGGAGACTTTACAAGGAAGACAAACCTCTGGAGCTGGTTGACACAGCCTTAGGGGACTCGTGGGTTGTTTCTGAAGTATTGCAATCAATACATGTTGGTTTATCATGTGTGCAACAACATGCAGATGATAGGCCAATTATGTCTTCTGTGATTCATATGTTGAGTGGTGAGGGTGCATTATCTCCGCCACAACCACCTGGCTTTTTCACACAAGTGGCAAAGCCTGAAGATAAGTCTAACTTAATCATACCAGAAGTGTTGGTCTCAGTCAATGAAGTCACGATTACACAATTTGATGCTCGATAA